CTGTATATGAGGGCCCATGTTTAATAAGCGGGGCGACACGAATCCTCCATCACACCACTTGGGCTTTCCAAAAGGAAACGGCAGTGGCAAACATAACGAATCCCAACGCGCAGAGCTTATCTCGTGATTCTTTGCTCTGTCCTGTTGATTTGCGCTGCTTTTTTTGAGCACGAAATGTTGTAGCGCCATGTGTTGTTACATTACAAAAGCAAAAGCTGCGCAGACCGCTTGTTTTTAACGTAGAGGCGCCGAACGCGGAGGAGCATGGCGCGTtaccttataaaaatggtctgtagatagtctatagacttcatatcgACTCTGTTgctttctatagatattttctctcttcatagtctgtagactgtcatagacaaaggtctactaaaagtgtatggccataaatctatggatTGTCTAAGACTATATGGGATTTGTATTACCTATAGACTATTGTCTGTTATTTGCTTATGGAAAGTCTATAGAATTCATGGATACAACCTttttccgtaaagttccgagattgagtccattaaaaaatggaGGCTGCTTAAGTttcgcctttaaaagtggaaCGCCACAGCGTGCTGCTGTCGCGtgctgcagcactgccagggagtccacggaacgccatcgcccgttcggcgcgacgccttgcccgttagacaaatcgctctgctacgtacgatGAAACCGaagcgcggagcggcaaaccacgtagaagcgctgccaggcaccttgccgaaacgcgcgggactcaagttgcagtcgtagttcgtcggcacatcgttctcgacaaacctgatgccacgaacgccagcatagcttccgcgccgaacgaacgggcagcaagccgcaagcttcgtggtgaacgcgctttggatgtgcgctgcgtcgtTCCCCTCTCACCGCGTGATCcttgcgtgcccgcacggccccactgcgcccgaacgagacgagcgggaggcgctagtgttcctgtataagCTCCTGTAtaagttgcgcgtctgttttccctcgccgctccgaacgccattctccgagaggcggtcacgattttcgtgacgtcaggtgTTCAACTTTTCACGGGGAAGCTCACTTCACAGGCGCAGTGCCGagcgacccctcgtcagctcgacgcctCACGTGAGCCCACGCTTTCGGCTAAATTTCACACATTTCccgtgcacacctgtggcgtcaggtttgggTTTCTGCTGTGGCAGTGAGCAACACAGTTGTCAGCTATGACCGCGTGCAGTGtgccaaactgcagcaaccgcactggaaacggcaaaTCGTTTTACGAACTGCCATTTGGAAGTTCGGCGGCCGGAGTGCGTCGGCGATTGAAGTGAGTTTTGAGAATAGGCAGCGTTAAGCGCAACGAAATATAAGTTAATAACAGATGAAGAGATGCTTTTTATTAAAATTTAGGTAAGCTAATAATATCAACCAGAAAAAGGTACTTTCAAGGTCCTTtaaagattcgtcatttcactgcatttagcaacggggtacattttgtagaatgttttaggcaagcaattgagtttgaatttttttctttaggtCAGACTCGCCTGTTCAACGCATTGGTGCTGCTTTAGTCTGCTTGCCTGCAACAAGTTGCAGAATCATTTTAATGTGGCTCTAGGGAGATGTGTTTTCACATTTTCCGTGCATAACTCGCACCGAACACGGggcggtgctagttgtgaaaaaaGTAATTCATCGCAATACTCTTTCTTTTCTTAAGAGGCGCACAGAGGAAGACAAGACGGGACAGACTCTGTCCCATCATGAATGGGAGTGCTTGTTCATTTGAATTGATTTGCTCCATAAAAAAATAATCGCAGGCCGGTTTAGTGTTTTTCATCAATTTGTCTTGACTACTGTCTGCTGTGGTCCTATGGCGATTTTTTTTCATCCTGTATGCACACTCTCGGCAAATCACTGATTAGTTTTTGGCGTTATGATTAAAAAATTGCGATGGAGTGCAGTTtttacgcaaataaaaaaaaacaagcccaagcgctCTACCCTGCAAGCATATGTACGCAGCCCCTGTGCGCACGAGcggtggctttcccgcacagattgaaacatgatggcggaccttcgcgcaaacCTGCTCccagcgggagcatatacaggaacacaaggaggcgctgccgtctcgcgcgccatctgttgggtcagtggcgtacattgcgagagggaagaggagtgcgaggaggagatttttttcgctcacggggaggagtaggattttttcgctcacggccgaggcccacgacaccggcttttctgcgacacgagctccttaacgctgtcgcgtcgaattgcgtttaacattgaaatcatttgtgcaacaCCCTTTCGAAAtcgtctcccttgaagtctaagcacagcttccaacgcttcttgaggtcttggaaatagttggaaaacgcttcttttggcaggactgtcagctcctttgtcgtggcgtcttgaatggcctccatgctccccatccagcgacattttagggctctcttcacacgaggaaacaagaaaaaattgcaTGGGAAGAGGTCagacgagtatggcggatggggaagtacagtaatgctgcatttggcgagaaattttgtcacgctgagagcattgtgcggccttgcgttatcgtggagaaggctgcaTTGTCAAGATGCCCATAAGttagggcgacggcgtcgcagtgcatcacgcgtgtgttggagcacgcggacataaaactcctgattcaccgtctgcccttgtgggacgaactcgtggtgtatgacacctctggcatcgaaaaaaaactatcagcaacgtctttgttttggtcttctgtcgccgcacctttctcgacgccggagagctggTGAACCGTCaatcggcgctctgcctctttgtttgaggatcgtattgaaaacaccatgtttcgtctttagcaatgatgctgtcgacgaatgccgCATCCTTCTCTGCTTCGTAGAGCAAATCAGTGCTCCCTGGTGCCCGCGTGTCATTCTGGTCCTgtttgagggagtgcggcacaagtctggcattcagctttcgtttcctgaagttttcatgcaaaatttggtggcgtgttgtcttactaatgtcgagagcatctgatagcatgctgACTGTTAATGGTGTGGTCCTGCTGTACGATTTTccatccgagccacgttgttttcattccgtgaggttgaagggtgaccctgccttgtgtcgtcttccaccgacgttctccccgaaacgaaccttttGTGCCACTGGAAAAGTCGCACCCGCGATAATgtttcgttgccgtaagcgtcacgaaggcaCTCATACTTActtgtggctgtcttgccaagcttcacacagaattttttgtttatacgctgttcgaggtggacgtccatctctccccaTTCACTCAACATAGAATGCGCAGACGGCTAGTGACAATGTTTATTTACATGTTGTGCCATCTAGCGGCGGCCacagaaattaaaagaaatatttcacGTTAGCCCGAAAAGAGGGCGCTAAACATACGCACAAACTATTGTTTTGGGTAATCATttctagaaaataaaataaatcagtctcgaaacattacggacaaatgttctagaagtctatggacagtctataggctctctaaagaaatttttataagggttTGACAATGCGTTCTCTCGATGTGAGCGTACTTCTCTTTTGGCATTACGTGTTAAGTCGCCGTGAAACTTTCGCGTTGTTTAACCAAATCTGAAGTGACTCAGTACCAGCAAATATAGAGTCGGCGTAGCGAGTTCTTTATATAAAGGTCAATTAACTGCCGCAAGACCTTCGTTACATGGAATTTACAAATGAACAAGCttcaatagaaaattggaaccagttaccagatcacatcgtaaacaagcgtgacgctagtaaatttagagacgcactaatcgaacattacatcaaattaaaaaaaaacaacctcatgctttgatttttaccatttattttttcttgttattctCTATTTAGCCTATCCGCCACCATGTATTGTttagaactgcattttaacatttcacagtgtatcccagatcctttttgcattgtgttgtattttactgtattaacattgttattctctttactttgtatttcaactgttcccccccccccttatgtaatgcccgaaaagggcctttaagggtacaataaatgaatgaatgaatgacagtGTTGAGGAATCAACAAACGTCGTGTTATCGAGGAATTTGCTATAGAGAGATTCGTTGCATTTACGTCTAACGGCTTTACACCTGGGATGCAATAGGGCGGTTCAGTTTGCGCGTTAGGGGCCGTACATGGGGGTACCCAAGCATGCGAGACGATATAGTGAAGCATGTCTGGCTACTCTGCAACTAAGTAGTTAAATGAAATGTGTTAGagcaaaagctttactaggctatgtcgacgagCTCTTGTCCGCAAAACGTGGCCGCAGCATTTGTAGAAGAGGTGGCGCCAAACGAATACTTGTAATCGAAAAACGACGATGTGAGGTTGATGTCAAAAAATTATGTAGATagagtgattagttaattaattagtgccaaaaatgtccaaaaaattgGCGGAGCCATGACaacgtgtggcgccaaatttaaaaacgaagcgtggcgccaagtgtgaaaactcaaaatgggctattgatggaacttgattaagtaaGACAATTAATTTTGGAAACCGGGAAATTGGatgaatttacatcagtgcttaatcgagtaaatCTGAGGAGAAGGGACAAATGAGGCAAAGAGAGTCAGAGAGGAAAAATTCACAGCGGTTACTCTTGGCTAAAAATGGAGTTCAGCAAAAAGCACACACACTTGTTCAACATctaaggctcgtccatggcagctccgctacacgctcgccatagccgttctatatatatatatatatacccacacgaccacgtggctatgacgtggtaccACATGGTCATACGACTCCCCCATCGGACGTCatcgcgtggcttcacatcaccccatcggatgttcttaaggtcaaaagtGAACCCAAATGTGACCCAATCACAAAGGTTAACAAAAGGTCATGGGCCATGCTCAGggttcaagggttcgacaccataactgtaccacatatggtcggCTAACGCGGTTGGggtgaaggtcgttcaaggtcattatccggcctacgctgcgactgctttgcctagcgtagtgaagcttttcgcttcaaaagaggggcaaagagaaacgaggaggtGCCAATGGCTTCGCATTCATGCAATGCGGATTACCGCACTGACCTCAAGCGTTTTTTCATTGCCGTGCACCTACACGGCGACCATCCAGGTGGAGTCAACGGCACGTGCTTTGACGAACGACATGACTGACTCCGAGGGCTTCGCCGACTTCACGGGCATGCTCCTGACGTACTCGGCGTTCAAGCGCCTTCCGGCCGCCGAGCGCACCAGGGTTCCTCCGGACCTCGGCCTCAACGCCGAGATGACTTTCTTCGTGTCGCACTGCCTCAAGTGGTGCGGCACGAGCAAGACAGACCAGCGTCGACGACCCGCCGGACGCTACTGGCACACACGGTCACGATGCCTCGTGCCCCTCATGAACATGCCCGAGTTTTCCGCCGCGTTCTCCTGCAAGGCGGGCTCCTTTATGAACCCCAGTAATAAGTGCACTTTCTGGTGAAGTTTCTCGCTGAACGCCAGGACTCAGGACCGCCCTGTTCGCCACTTTTGTGCCTAAATTGAATGTCAATAGTTTTTCGTACCGAATAACGAATAACTCTATTGCTACGCGCTACATATTGGTATCGCTAATGAACTCTCTCGTTTTGAACTGTAGTGAAAATCAACCTTGAGTTTCTTAAGTCGCTCAGTAAAACTTACGCGTGTTATAATTTTGCTATGGTACTTCGCCTACGGgtgctttgttttgcttttctgctGGTGGTTAATATTATTTTTATCGGTGTTCAGAATTGGAAATGAACACTTTGGACCGGAAAGCTGCAATCTAGAATTTGTTACGTCGCTGCGTAACTCACGGTATTATTGTGGCACTCAGCTTGCGCCCTTATTCGTGGTGCTGTGCAGGTGTTAAGAGCACTTACTGTACAACAGATCAGGTGCTCTGCTATTTAAAAATCCCGCTAAAAATACCTGTCTTCTCTGTCTCTTCTAAGGGAATAAGTTAattacagaaaaagaatgtgGTTTTTATGCATCTGTAGCATCGAGTGCATTTGACGTCGATAATTCTCGCACCCATATGGTTGCCGTTTCCAGCAAATAAGCAACGTTATAGCGACATCATAGCTTCTTAAAAATAAAGATGATTACTGTTGTGCCCAATTATTTTAGGAATCTAAAGAAACTAGCGCGAGGCTGCTTTCAAGCTGACATTCGGATTCCTTTTCACAATGACATCTGCTCTTGGGCCTTTTCCTACTTGTACCTAACCTAAGAAGCCGCCATGAAACTGCTTTCCTCCCAAAACACAATCGCAATCTGTTTCGTTCATTTGAGAATGCTTTAACATTTATAGTCATTTATATAGGTTTCAGGGAGCATACTGAAATTGTCTTCCACCCAAAACACATTGGTAATCTGTTTGTGTTCCATTCAGGGTGTTTTAACCTTTATAATCATTTATATAGGTTTCGCGAATCATAGTGCGGGCAGGGTCGATATACGTAGTAAATTTCGGGAGGAAAAATCAATATAACAATTTGTTTATATTGATATTTTTGAGAGAGCAGCAGCTTTTTCTCTCAAATGGCTCCTCACACAGTGCGGGAATTAGCGGTGCGGAAAAGAATATCTTTAATGCAGGGCGGAAAGAATTTTATAAGCTTACAAA
This region of Amblyomma americanum isolate KBUSLIRL-KWMA chromosome 5, ASM5285725v1, whole genome shotgun sequence genomic DNA includes:
- the LOC144135318 gene encoding neprilysin-3-like — protein: MREYAQKVLCLRASYQRVESTARALTNDMTDSEGFADFTGMLLTYSAFKRLPAAERTRVPPDLGLNAEMTFFVSHCLKWCGTSKTDQRRRPAGRYWHTRSRCLVPLMNMPEFSAAFSCKAGSFMNPSNKCTFW